The following proteins are co-located in the Billgrantia tianxiuensis genome:
- a CDS encoding AvrE-family type 3 secretion system effector — translation MKQHKAEKNATPGTAAEAQRPTTHSSLPPGFASNSLLARVREDNPQGFSHLDKNANHPTGESSRPLADAGGETSRQEEDPEVSAHLQALRQRGLSAFTLPTIPEGDESEVDGSGGDPSLREENPQVDASRPATGQFPDGRSANELHAERGKAPLFTPSHSIIEIGASSTTAARRPPSPPPGPSSSQPAPPTGASQESTVVLQPPRLGVKDSKLTIDPETPASVATLIKETLGKASQSYVAHESREDDRQQYLLDGKGRAFQVSTDPQTGLVALHSSKTMLDPKQPPASIADRLADDGHPVGERNYLALITGVHHDGNGDRWRLHDDKLHKLSSAGQWQPDRPDIDKLTPGGDGGLYGLEASTRIVDLATGRSSITTEQPIAAFDINRHGEVAQLLEPASGRDNILRLLPSLEASPEQALELIPRYAPDTPIPGLKSSDVLKLGHIAITDQALFATDKENRLLMAPLPQQGQTELHFQAIPQSDLENAFGKDIQFEGFTPHGDGKLSALIRDHGNQLHACPLDDSGTTFRPGWNLSDVLHIDNSRGIAPEAPQGLTPQDFGKLGQLGLADGKLYAKDKLTEQWTQVGGNIDGLHRGLDGQPYVLQEGKLKKVAFKENSAVIAHGDSNVSAITQTRGQPELKDGPKNTPKENITAAAVLDNYRHVTLSESGELRYTHVRPGTNSDKHPPVIIGTRGLEGEIRQLSVDRNERLFALTSEGKLYSLAADDWQKPRFTAPSASWQPETLPEGTGDLTGATLSGSSDYRGELTLASGERLKRQEHGWESSAPPEQENASPANDKSGRDRLFDNLALASKGFKVSKGGVKYAATAQFGGVAGMETHKISSRFLDRLSAHVFKPSWETPRPIKTAANFVQHRWQGREGLRPLYEQESALFKELEARNTEIKSGLAPQRERVDLKTRVQRLELGSAGAELKEELESLRESLELSAEKRLTELGKHQGVLNRGGELKLDYKPSQWKDIVQTFNPNRSGHSLCEELLTLWKHSPASPDSNTAQLLRTFTALGVNMSHQQADIPLGRQRDYNDAMALGKARLVLDTLALVRLDRLVEKAELVSGDQATPQQLASLKHDLAQLRDNGYENNRVKHYTDHGMLSHKDVEARYDVAKTFIKAFSDSGHGVSLISRAAMQSKDQQALNQDMKALLHSLKPDDDVIISRAYGAGASATFIPAPLAEKVKVLDMFPSVGAEQKRNYNIEFLGTEDGIEVTLSRNLGLAGSGNMGISKDVLPDILKRDPKDIPVSINGGEQTFKPDLVLGAGLTVGGGAVSHDEFIFNIRGKEIDDFVDGLTSGRITPEALVDKGVEHVSMHGKKTFFSVDLGANFTARARLDLTDKDDNPTAMFRLGGGISGGMNLFSRKKDELHYQGIEKSKHRINNTTGPLNSGSASADLALTFGINRSENEGDLVMFSNAKSEGKLAVDNSVKVRGEIQTKRAEPVTGEDLDSLIDSLAKAFHDPISQEMLKNIGELTDIGEQLSILKTHFLSSGTVPHQNDKQYAALRSIESTAVQHQAASANKELMSTAKAVVAHSNPSHLDRGGVLNFLTSLVAPSRKDALASQINGMMKTDPAFAAIIDGARSKPNSYTWVTLEPKDDVRHRLEENYLEGKTGLAEVKAALENPQSRRIKSITLYETGQHNEGFSSPTLLFGGSSSANIYMERVAGTISFQYGADQDTPRSYTLSGNAVSSKPEVASAMTELKQQGLDVRS, via the coding sequence ATGAAGCAACACAAGGCGGAGAAGAACGCGACTCCAGGCACCGCTGCGGAAGCACAACGGCCAACCACTCACTCTTCGCTCCCCCCAGGCTTCGCCAGCAACTCCTTGCTTGCCCGGGTCAGAGAGGACAACCCCCAAGGCTTTAGCCACCTCGACAAAAACGCCAATCACCCAACGGGTGAATCCTCCCGGCCGCTAGCCGATGCCGGCGGCGAAACCTCCCGCCAGGAGGAGGATCCCGAAGTCAGTGCTCATCTACAGGCACTGCGGCAACGTGGACTATCGGCCTTTACCCTGCCCACGATTCCCGAAGGCGACGAGAGCGAAGTAGACGGTTCCGGTGGCGATCCCTCCCTTCGCGAAGAGAATCCTCAAGTAGACGCCTCCCGTCCAGCCACCGGCCAGTTCCCGGATGGGCGAAGTGCCAATGAACTTCACGCCGAGCGCGGCAAGGCGCCACTGTTCACTCCGAGCCATTCCATTATCGAGATCGGCGCAAGCTCTACTACGGCTGCCCGGAGGCCACCGAGCCCGCCACCCGGCCCCAGCAGCAGCCAGCCTGCCCCACCTACCGGCGCCTCCCAAGAGAGCACCGTCGTGCTGCAACCCCCCCGCCTGGGGGTGAAGGACAGCAAGCTGACGATCGATCCCGAGACACCTGCCTCTGTGGCCACCCTGATCAAGGAGACCCTGGGCAAGGCCTCGCAGAGCTACGTCGCCCATGAGTCCAGAGAGGATGACCGGCAGCAGTATCTGCTCGACGGGAAAGGCCGCGCCTTCCAGGTGTCGACCGACCCTCAGACTGGCCTGGTGGCCCTGCACAGCTCCAAGACCATGCTGGATCCCAAGCAGCCTCCCGCGTCGATCGCCGACCGGCTCGCCGACGATGGACATCCGGTAGGCGAGCGCAACTACCTGGCACTGATCACCGGCGTCCATCATGACGGCAATGGCGATCGCTGGCGACTCCACGACGACAAGCTGCACAAGCTGTCGAGCGCGGGGCAATGGCAGCCCGACCGGCCCGATATCGACAAGCTGACCCCAGGGGGCGATGGCGGGCTCTATGGCCTGGAAGCGTCGACGCGAATCGTCGATCTCGCCACCGGTCGCAGCAGCATCACGACCGAGCAGCCCATCGCTGCGTTCGACATCAACCGGCACGGCGAGGTGGCCCAGCTACTCGAGCCAGCCAGCGGCAGAGACAACATCCTGCGCCTGCTCCCCTCACTTGAGGCGAGCCCCGAACAAGCCCTGGAGCTTATTCCCCGCTATGCCCCCGACACCCCTATTCCCGGACTGAAAAGCTCCGACGTCCTGAAACTGGGCCATATTGCCATCACCGACCAGGCCCTGTTCGCCACCGACAAGGAGAATCGGCTGCTGATGGCCCCGCTGCCGCAACAAGGGCAAACCGAACTGCATTTTCAGGCCATTCCCCAGTCGGACCTGGAAAATGCTTTCGGCAAGGACATTCAGTTCGAAGGCTTCACCCCTCATGGCGACGGCAAGCTCTCGGCCCTGATCAGGGATCACGGCAACCAGTTGCACGCCTGTCCCCTGGACGATTCCGGCACGACGTTCCGTCCCGGCTGGAACCTCTCCGACGTGCTGCACATCGACAACAGCCGGGGCATTGCACCAGAGGCACCTCAAGGACTGACACCGCAGGATTTCGGCAAGCTGGGGCAATTGGGCCTGGCCGACGGCAAGCTCTACGCCAAGGACAAGCTGACCGAACAATGGACCCAGGTGGGCGGGAACATCGACGGCCTGCATCGTGGCCTCGATGGGCAACCCTACGTCCTGCAGGAAGGCAAGCTGAAGAAAGTCGCTTTCAAGGAGAACTCAGCCGTCATCGCTCACGGTGACAGCAACGTCTCCGCCATCACCCAGACCCGTGGCCAGCCCGAGTTGAAGGATGGCCCCAAGAACACGCCGAAAGAGAACATCACGGCCGCGGCGGTACTCGACAACTACCGGCATGTCACGCTATCCGAGAGCGGTGAACTGCGTTATACCCACGTTCGCCCGGGCACCAACAGCGACAAGCATCCACCCGTCATCATTGGCACCCGTGGGCTGGAAGGTGAAATCCGGCAGTTGAGCGTCGACAGGAACGAGCGCCTGTTCGCCCTCACCTCCGAAGGCAAGCTCTACAGCCTGGCCGCCGACGACTGGCAGAAACCGCGTTTCACGGCTCCCTCCGCTAGCTGGCAGCCCGAAACCCTGCCGGAAGGCACGGGCGACCTGACCGGCGCCACGCTCTCCGGCTCGAGCGATTACCGGGGCGAGCTGACCCTCGCCTCCGGTGAACGCCTCAAGCGGCAGGAGCATGGCTGGGAATCATCGGCGCCACCCGAACAGGAGAATGCGTCCCCTGCCAACGACAAGAGTGGCAGAGACCGGCTGTTCGACAATCTCGCCCTGGCCTCCAAGGGCTTCAAGGTGAGCAAGGGCGGAGTGAAGTATGCTGCCACCGCTCAATTCGGCGGCGTCGCGGGGATGGAAACCCACAAGATCAGCAGCCGCTTCCTCGATCGTCTATCCGCCCACGTATTCAAGCCCAGTTGGGAAACTCCCCGCCCGATCAAGACGGCTGCCAATTTCGTTCAACACCGCTGGCAGGGGCGTGAGGGCCTGCGACCTCTCTATGAGCAGGAAAGCGCCCTGTTCAAGGAATTGGAAGCCCGCAATACCGAAATCAAGTCCGGCCTCGCCCCACAACGCGAGCGGGTGGACCTGAAGACTCGAGTGCAACGTCTGGAATTGGGCAGCGCCGGCGCCGAGTTGAAAGAGGAGCTGGAATCCCTGCGCGAGAGTCTGGAGCTCAGCGCAGAGAAGCGATTGACCGAACTGGGCAAGCACCAGGGCGTGCTCAACCGGGGCGGCGAACTCAAACTGGACTACAAGCCATCGCAGTGGAAGGACATCGTTCAGACATTCAACCCTAACCGTTCCGGCCATAGCCTCTGCGAGGAGTTGCTCACGCTCTGGAAGCACAGCCCGGCCTCCCCCGATAGTAATACCGCTCAGCTATTGAGGACGTTCACCGCCCTTGGCGTCAACATGAGCCACCAGCAGGCCGATATTCCTCTCGGGCGTCAACGCGATTACAACGACGCGATGGCCCTTGGCAAGGCACGCTTGGTGCTCGACACCCTGGCGCTGGTACGTCTCGACCGGCTGGTGGAGAAGGCCGAGCTGGTCTCCGGCGATCAGGCCACTCCCCAGCAGTTGGCCAGCCTCAAGCATGACCTTGCCCAGCTACGTGACAACGGCTACGAAAACAACCGGGTGAAGCACTACACCGACCATGGCATGTTGAGTCACAAGGATGTCGAAGCGCGCTACGACGTCGCCAAGACCTTCATCAAGGCGTTCAGTGACTCTGGCCATGGAGTGAGCCTGATCAGCAGAGCGGCCATGCAAAGCAAGGATCAGCAGGCGCTGAACCAGGATATGAAAGCGTTGCTGCACTCCCTCAAGCCGGACGATGACGTGATCATCTCCCGCGCCTACGGCGCTGGGGCTTCCGCCACCTTCATCCCGGCCCCTCTGGCAGAAAAGGTCAAGGTTCTTGACATGTTCCCCAGCGTGGGCGCCGAGCAGAAGCGCAATTACAATATCGAATTCCTTGGCACTGAGGATGGCATTGAGGTCACCTTGAGCCGCAATCTTGGCCTCGCCGGCAGCGGCAACATGGGCATCAGCAAGGACGTCTTGCCCGATATACTCAAGCGCGACCCCAAAGACATTCCTGTCTCCATCAACGGTGGCGAGCAGACCTTCAAGCCCGATCTAGTCCTGGGAGCCGGCCTGACGGTTGGCGGGGGTGCCGTCAGCCATGATGAATTCATTTTCAATATCCGTGGCAAGGAGATCGACGACTTCGTCGATGGCCTGACCAGTGGCAGGATCACTCCGGAAGCATTGGTCGACAAAGGTGTGGAGCACGTTTCCATGCATGGCAAGAAAACATTCTTCAGTGTCGACCTGGGAGCCAACTTCACCGCCAGGGCCAGGCTGGACCTGACCGATAAGGACGACAATCCAACGGCCATGTTCCGCCTCGGCGGTGGGATTTCCGGCGGCATGAATCTGTTCTCGCGGAAAAAGGACGAGCTCCATTACCAGGGGATCGAAAAATCCAAGCACCGGATCAACAATACGACGGGACCCTTGAATTCTGGCTCGGCGAGTGCCGATCTGGCGCTTACCTTTGGTATCAATAGAAGCGAAAATGAAGGCGATCTCGTCATGTTTTCCAACGCCAAATCCGAAGGCAAGCTGGCCGTCGACAACTCGGTCAAGGTGCGCGGTGAAATCCAGACCAAGCGCGCAGAGCCTGTCACCGGTGAGGATCTCGACAGTCTCATCGACAGCCTGGCCAAAGCCTTCCATGATCCGATCAGTCAGGAGATGCTTAAAAATATCGGGGAGCTGACGGATATCGGCGAGCAGCTCTCCATCCTCAAGACCCATTTTCTTTCCTCGGGCACGGTGCCCCACCAGAATGACAAGCAATACGCCGCCCTTCGCAGCATCGAGTCCACTGCTGTCCAGCATCAGGCCGCCAGCGCGAATAAGGAGTTGATGTCGACCGCCAAGGCGGTGGTCGCCCACAGCAACCCCAGCCACCTCGACCGGGGCGGAGTACTCAACTTCCTCACCTCGCTAGTTGCACCGTCACGCAAGGACGCCCTGGCCAGCCAGATCAACGGCATGATGAAGACCGATCCGGCATTCGCCGCCATCATTGACGGCGCTCGGTCCAAACCCAACAGCTACACCTGGGTCACCCTGGAGCCAAAGGACGACGTACGCCACCGCCTCGAGGAGAACTACCTCGAGGGCAAGACCGGCCTGGCCGAGGTCAAGGCCGCCTTGGAAAATCCGCAAAGTCGCCGTATCAAGTCCATTACGCTCTATGAAACCGGACAGCACAATGAAGGATTCTCCTCGCCAACTCTGCTGTTTGGCGGCTCCAGCTCGGCCAACATCTATATGGAAAGAGTGGCAGGAACCATCAGCTTCCAGTATGGCGCCGACCAGGACACGCCGCGCAGCTATACCCTGAGTGGCAATGCGGTCTCCTCCAAGCCGGAGGTGGCCTCGGCCATGACCGAACTCAAGCAGCAAGGGCTGGATGTGCGTAGCTGA
- the cysK gene encoding cysteine synthase A has product MTRYASILETIGRTPLVRLARLAPPDVNVHVKVEAFNPMGSVKDRMALAVIEAAERSGVLRPGQTVIEATSGNTGIGLAMVCARKGYPLVVTMAESFSLERRRLLRFLGARVVLTPASEKGSGMLAKAIELAEAHGYFLCRQFENEANAEVHSRTTAREILDDFQGEPIHAWVTGFGTGGTLRGVSRVLKAADPRIRIVVAEPDNAPLLGSGEAQPAGASHPRFRPHLMQGWSPDFISPLTQQAVAAGMVDEIVPVAGEEALRLARELARKEGIFVGISAGATLAAALEVARRAPAGSHIVCMLPDTGERYQSTPLFEGIGDEMNEEELALSRSTPGCRFDVPAPRPAAAMSRAVEPADTGRDAEAERRLEEYLAQAPVVMFALAWCEFCWAARKLFARLGVDYLSVDLDSPDYQADDMGVRLRPVLARRTGAPTIPQIFIAGEPLGGCGELFDAWRDGSLGRRLAACGVAYDAEAIIDTELLLPAWLHPRSTTA; this is encoded by the coding sequence ATGACCCGCTACGCCAGCATTCTGGAAACCATCGGCCGTACGCCGCTGGTGCGACTCGCCCGGCTTGCACCGCCGGACGTCAACGTGCACGTCAAGGTGGAGGCTTTCAATCCCATGGGCTCGGTGAAGGACCGCATGGCCCTGGCGGTGATAGAGGCGGCCGAGCGCAGTGGGGTGTTGCGTCCGGGCCAGACGGTGATCGAGGCCACCAGTGGCAATACCGGCATTGGCCTGGCCATGGTGTGCGCGCGCAAGGGTTACCCGCTGGTGGTGACCATGGCCGAGAGCTTCAGCCTGGAGCGGCGGCGTCTGCTGCGCTTCCTCGGCGCCCGCGTCGTGCTCACGCCAGCTTCCGAGAAGGGCAGCGGCATGCTGGCCAAGGCAATCGAGCTGGCCGAGGCCCATGGGTATTTCCTGTGCCGCCAGTTCGAGAACGAGGCCAACGCCGAGGTGCACAGCCGCACCACGGCGCGGGAGATCCTCGACGACTTCCAGGGCGAGCCGATTCATGCCTGGGTGACCGGCTTCGGCACCGGTGGCACGCTCAGGGGCGTTTCCCGGGTGCTGAAGGCGGCCGATCCGCGCATTCGCATCGTCGTGGCCGAGCCCGACAATGCTCCGCTGCTGGGCAGCGGCGAGGCGCAGCCAGCAGGAGCCAGCCATCCGCGTTTTCGCCCGCACCTGATGCAGGGCTGGAGCCCGGATTTCATCTCCCCGCTCACCCAACAAGCGGTGGCAGCCGGCATGGTGGACGAGATCGTGCCGGTGGCGGGAGAGGAGGCGCTGCGCCTGGCCCGTGAGCTGGCCCGCAAGGAGGGAATCTTCGTCGGCATCTCCGCCGGCGCGACCCTGGCGGCGGCGCTGGAGGTGGCTCGTCGGGCACCGGCCGGTAGCCATATCGTCTGCATGCTGCCCGATACCGGCGAGCGCTACCAGTCCACCCCTCTGTTCGAGGGCATCGGGGATGAGATGAACGAAGAGGAACTGGCTCTGTCGCGCTCTACGCCGGGCTGTCGTTTCGACGTGCCCGCGCCACGCCCGGCCGCCGCCATGTCACGGGCTGTCGAGCCGGCGGATACGGGGCGTGATGCCGAGGCCGAGCGGAGGCTGGAAGAGTATCTGGCCCAGGCGCCGGTGGTGATGTTCGCCCTCGCCTGGTGCGAGTTCTGCTGGGCGGCGCGCAAGCTCTTCGCCCGGCTGGGGGTCGATTACCTGAGCGTGGATCTCGATTCGCCTGACTATCAGGCCGACGACATGGGCGTGCGCCTGCGTCCTGTGCTGGCACGGCGCACCGGAGCGCCAACCATCCCGCAGATCTTCATCGCTGGCGAGCCGCTCGGTGGCTGCGGCGAGCTGTTCGATGCCTGGCGCGATGGCAGCCTGGGCCGAAGACTCGCCGCGTGCGGAGTCGCATACGACGCCGAGGCCATCATAGACACCGAACTGCTGCTGCCGGCCTGGTTGCATCCACGCTCCACCACGGCCTGA
- a CDS encoding DUF4242 domain-containing protein, with amino-acid sequence MIDVFLERRFDRPLAAELVRSLTQGAQPCFDLHRIHWQESLLARDGCRLVCHFHAPDLESARIGLRQAGAEVSSMWGGSLHDAPGLSAAGLAAANVMVERHFGAPVTFQAIQSLEDAGAACLHNHQVRFLRTLFSFDRQRMLCLYHAPDAESVRHAQQQAGMPVSRIWAFQRIAPAVDSTPAA; translated from the coding sequence ATGATCGACGTCTTTCTGGAACGCCGCTTCGACCGCCCTCTCGCCGCGGAGCTGGTCCGCTCACTGACGCAGGGCGCCCAACCATGCTTCGACCTGCATCGAATTCATTGGCAGGAGAGCCTGCTGGCACGGGATGGATGTCGCCTGGTGTGTCATTTCCACGCCCCGGATCTCGAGTCGGCCCGTATCGGCCTGCGCCAGGCCGGTGCCGAAGTGAGCTCCATGTGGGGCGGCAGCCTGCACGATGCCCCCGGCCTCAGCGCCGCAGGACTGGCAGCCGCCAACGTCATGGTGGAACGCCACTTTGGCGCCCCGGTGACCTTCCAGGCCATCCAGTCATTGGAAGACGCCGGTGCGGCCTGCCTGCACAACCATCAGGTCCGCTTCCTGCGCACCCTGTTCTCCTTCGACCGCCAGCGCATGCTCTGCCTCTATCACGCTCCGGATGCCGAATCGGTGCGTCACGCCCAGCAGCAGGCCGGTATGCCGGTCAGCCGCATCTGGGCCTTCCAGCGTATCGCTCCCGCGGTGGATTCCACGCCTGCCGCCTGA
- a CDS encoding LysR family transcriptional regulator, whose product MNLFNAMQCFCRIVELGSFAHAATALGISSAQVSKQIHALESHLKVRLLNRTTRKVSPTEIGTLYYERCQRILKEINELESLVEQQDKEPQGVLKISAPVDFSTMYLMDAFTSFQRSHPKIQLDINLNDNFVSLIEDGLDVAIRVGELPDSALIARRLATTFLGYYASPVYLRQYGEPKNLEQLAEHQTLRYMVQGREFPSPLQKSSWTISCNNGRAMCEAAAKGAGIIIKPNFLAMPFLQDGTLVEILKQHRRQDVGIYAVYLHRNHVPCKIIEFVDCLADHLRHNDVWNRVHDGRGLTMP is encoded by the coding sequence ATGAATTTATTTAACGCCATGCAGTGCTTTTGCAGAATCGTCGAGCTGGGAAGCTTTGCCCATGCAGCCACGGCTCTTGGCATCTCATCTGCTCAGGTAAGCAAACAGATCCATGCATTGGAATCACACCTCAAGGTTCGTCTTCTCAACCGTACTACACGCAAGGTCAGTCCAACCGAAATCGGCACCCTCTACTACGAAAGATGCCAGCGTATACTGAAGGAAATAAATGAACTGGAATCCCTTGTCGAGCAGCAAGACAAGGAGCCTCAAGGTGTACTAAAAATTAGTGCTCCCGTAGACTTTTCCACCATGTACCTAATGGATGCCTTTACCAGCTTTCAGCGCTCCCATCCAAAAATACAACTTGATATCAACTTGAACGATAATTTTGTCAGCCTGATAGAAGATGGACTTGACGTTGCCATTCGTGTCGGAGAACTACCGGATTCAGCGCTCATTGCCCGCCGCTTGGCTACGACCTTTCTTGGCTACTACGCTTCGCCAGTTTATTTACGGCAATATGGCGAGCCAAAAAACCTGGAACAACTAGCAGAACATCAGACTCTCAGATATATGGTACAAGGCCGAGAATTCCCCAGTCCATTGCAGAAAAGCTCCTGGACTATCTCCTGCAATAATGGCCGGGCCATGTGCGAGGCAGCTGCCAAAGGAGCGGGGATCATTATCAAACCCAACTTTCTCGCCATGCCGTTTCTCCAGGATGGCACCTTGGTGGAAATACTCAAGCAGCACCGCCGCCAAGACGTTGGCATCTACGCGGTGTACCTCCACCGCAACCACGTTCCCTGCAAGATCATTGAGTTCGTTGACTGCCTGGCGGATCACCTCCGGCATAACGACGTCTGGAATCGCGTGCATGATGGAAGGGGATTGACCATGCCATGA
- a CDS encoding OsmC family protein codes for MFAAEDHGPTPVEYVLVGLAACLTAGVAAVAQHRGIQLRSVKATVEGDMDIQGILGMDPEVRNGFDDIRVTFAIDADASRADIEALVAQSQKRSAVYDLLTNPTHVKVEVK; via the coding sequence GTGTTCGCCGCCGAAGACCATGGCCCCACCCCGGTGGAGTACGTACTGGTCGGCCTGGCCGCCTGCCTCACTGCGGGAGTGGCCGCCGTGGCCCAGCATCGCGGTATCCAGCTGCGCTCGGTCAAGGCCACGGTGGAGGGTGACATGGACATTCAGGGTATCCTCGGCATGGATCCCGAAGTGCGCAACGGTTTCGACGACATCCGCGTGACGTTCGCGATCGATGCCGATGCCAGCCGTGCCGACATCGAGGCCCTGGTCGCCCAGTCGCAGAAACGCTCGGCGGTCTACGACCTGCTCACCAACCCGACCCACGTCAAGGTCGAGGTAAAGTGA
- a CDS encoding RNA polymerase sigma factor, with amino-acid sequence MDGDHKGVKMRRIKARPAAVMEQHKGINIETLYRTQNERLKRFIQKRIWSREDAEDVLQLTYLEAMRCQERFIGGSKPETWLFGIAANLTRNYFKRHYNQPPLDEISDALLSELQGEAEDDPGVLVEHEIILKHTVDALATLPDDTRSMFELIVDAEYSYQDTAEHLGVPVGTIRSRLSRARQMLKSQLGM; translated from the coding sequence ATGGATGGCGATCACAAGGGTGTGAAGATGCGAAGAATCAAGGCGCGACCCGCTGCGGTGATGGAGCAGCACAAGGGAATAAATATCGAGACGCTCTACCGGACGCAGAATGAACGACTCAAGCGCTTCATTCAGAAGCGGATATGGAGTCGGGAAGATGCCGAGGACGTACTTCAATTGACGTATCTTGAGGCGATGCGTTGTCAGGAGCGCTTCATCGGTGGATCGAAGCCAGAGACTTGGCTGTTCGGAATAGCGGCCAACCTTACCCGGAACTACTTCAAACGGCACTACAACCAACCCCCGCTGGATGAGATCAGCGATGCTCTGTTGTCAGAATTGCAGGGTGAGGCGGAAGATGATCCTGGCGTGCTCGTCGAGCATGAGATCATCCTCAAACACACCGTCGACGCCTTGGCAACGCTTCCCGACGATACTCGCTCCATGTTCGAGTTGATCGTGGACGCCGAGTACAGTTATCAGGATACTGCCGAGCACCTGGGGGTTCCCGTCGGTACCATCCGCTCCCGTCTGTCTCGTGCTCGCCAGATGCTCAAGAGTCAGCTGGGAATGTAA
- a CDS encoding NAD(P)-binding domain-containing protein → MKTVTAVVVGAGHAGLAMSHHLARHGIDHVILERGEVANAWRRQRWDSLRLLTPNWQTRLPGQIYTGPEPEGFMGMAELIAFLDDYARGLSAPLHTGTEVISVRQAEDGYRVMTDRGEWRCRAVVIATGACQRAAVPALAADLPPWIASLTPLDYRNPDQLAPGGVLVVGASATGVQLADELQRSGRPVTLAVGEHLRLPRRYRSRDIQWWLEHAGLLDQRFDEVEDLIRARRQPSPQLLGSTEPLDLDLNALSERGVRLVGRLVGLAGTRLQFSGSLAVHCQAADLKLVRLLDNLDDWASAHGWHDSLPVPERPAPTRVPQRPCLGLDLAAGEIKTVLWATGFRPDYRWLEVPVFDDRGRLLHHGGVVAPGLYAMGLPFMRRRKSGAIHGADDDARELSAHLAACLARARHRHGSFA, encoded by the coding sequence GTGAAGACCGTGACCGCCGTGGTCGTCGGCGCCGGGCACGCCGGGCTGGCCATGAGCCACCACCTGGCCCGGCACGGCATCGATCACGTGATCCTGGAGCGCGGCGAGGTGGCCAATGCCTGGCGGCGCCAGCGCTGGGACTCTCTACGCTTGCTCACGCCCAACTGGCAGACGCGGCTACCAGGCCAGATCTACACCGGGCCGGAGCCGGAAGGCTTCATGGGTATGGCGGAGCTGATCGCCTTTCTCGATGACTATGCACGGGGCCTCTCGGCCCCGCTGCATACCGGTACCGAGGTGATCTCGGTGCGCCAGGCCGAGGACGGCTACCGGGTGATGACCGACCGGGGCGAGTGGCGCTGCCGGGCGGTGGTGATCGCCACCGGCGCCTGCCAGCGCGCAGCGGTGCCTGCCTTGGCCGCGGACCTGCCACCCTGGATCGCCAGCCTGACGCCTCTCGACTACCGCAACCCCGACCAGTTGGCTCCGGGTGGGGTGCTGGTAGTAGGCGCTTCGGCCACCGGCGTACAACTGGCCGACGAGCTCCAGCGCAGTGGGCGGCCCGTGACGCTGGCCGTGGGCGAGCACCTGCGTTTGCCGCGGCGCTACCGAAGCCGCGACATCCAGTGGTGGCTGGAGCATGCCGGCCTGCTCGACCAGCGCTTCGACGAGGTGGAGGATCTCATCCGTGCCCGGCGCCAGCCTTCGCCGCAGCTGCTGGGCAGCACCGAGCCGCTGGACCTGGACCTCAACGCCCTTAGCGAGCGCGGCGTACGTCTGGTGGGACGCCTCGTCGGCCTGGCCGGCACCCGGCTGCAGTTCTCCGGGTCCCTCGCGGTACACTGCCAGGCAGCGGACCTCAAGCTGGTCCGGCTGCTCGACAACCTGGATGATTGGGCCAGCGCTCACGGCTGGCACGATTCCCTGCCCGTCCCGGAGCGCCCTGCGCCCACCCGAGTGCCGCAACGCCCCTGCCTCGGGCTCGACCTGGCCGCCGGCGAGATCAAGACGGTGCTATGGGCAACCGGCTTTCGCCCCGACTATCGCTGGCTCGAGGTGCCGGTGTTCGACGATCGCGGGCGCCTGCTACACCATGGCGGCGTGGTGGCGCCGGGTCTCTATGCCATGGGGTTGCCCTTCATGCGACGGCGCAAGTCGGGTGCCATCCACGGTGCCGACGACGATGCTCGCGAACTCAGCGCTCACTTGGCCGCCTGTCTGGCCAGAGCCAGACATCGCCACGGCAGCTTCGCCTGA
- a CDS encoding carboxymuconolactone decarboxylase family protein, which yields MSYIETIPPEQAEGEVLAMYQRQQAHFGYLPNYARVFCHRPEVMKCWAALIATIRRPMEARRYELVTVAAARALGNSYCSLAHAKFLAELMGMEATQAMVTGQKGPLDEAERDMMAFAAKVACRAQEVDAEDIEALRAHGFADEEIFDIVAVVAGRAFFTRILDGLGAEPDAAYRELPIELAKALCVGRPIALDEAQR from the coding sequence ATGAGCTATATCGAGACGATTCCTCCCGAGCAGGCCGAAGGCGAGGTGCTGGCCATGTACCAGCGTCAGCAGGCGCACTTCGGCTACCTGCCCAACTACGCGCGGGTGTTCTGTCATCGCCCCGAGGTGATGAAGTGCTGGGCGGCACTGATCGCGACCATCCGTCGCCCCATGGAGGCGCGCCGCTACGAGCTGGTGACCGTTGCCGCCGCCCGGGCCCTGGGTAACTCCTACTGCTCGTTGGCCCATGCCAAGTTTCTCGCCGAGCTGATGGGCATGGAGGCCACCCAGGCCATGGTGACGGGACAGAAGGGGCCGCTCGACGAGGCCGAGCGAGACATGATGGCCTTCGCCGCCAAGGTGGCCTGCCGGGCTCAGGAGGTCGACGCCGAGGATATCGAAGCGCTGCGGGCGCATGGGTTCGCCGACGAGGAGATCTTCGACATCGTCGCCGTGGTGGCCGGGCGCGCCTTCTTCACGCGCATTCTCGACGGCCTGGGCGCCGAGCCCGACGCCGCCTACCGCGAGCTGCCCATCGAACTGGCGAAGGCGCTTTGCGTGGGTAGACCGATAGCGCTTGACGAAGCGCAGCGTTGA